The genomic window taaaaagttcacgagaggttacacgaagccggaatagaccggagcgttgaccagattagaaatcggtggaaaacgctgacaaccggctattacaaggcaaaagagcaaaacagcagaagcggatacgaccccacaaacacaacaagtgggttaaagttaaaacagcagcactctgacgatcgatctccatgttttgcaacgtgacgctttgttttgattaatctgcgcatgtcagacggcagttgtcaaacgtcctttcggaataaaggcagacacatgtaaacgatggatcggaatagatgaagtgacatgtaaacagctgatgtgaaatttccattcggaatgatttgaatcggtatgaataaaagtcagcatgtaaacgtggctaatgtgcgaatgcacgcagcaaagcaaaactcctggactcatttatccgttcaactggctgacatactgacatgtgaacagcaaagatggttagctctgattggttcgtatgtgtatgttttctggaacagcaaaaaaaaaacaaaaaaaaaaacgcttgttgaattgatgcgacaaaataagataaaaacataaaatggctcaaaattttttatgagcaacaaaagagttgaggaggcttgtttatcatatttagttttatttactctgatggggaggttcagaacatcttagctgtcaatgtgcactttggacttacagttgtggtcaaaagtttacatacacttgtgaagaacataatgtcatgctctcttgagtttccagttatttctataactccgatttttctctgatagagtgattggaacagatacttctttgtcacaaaaaacattcatgaagtttggttcttttatgactatattattgggtgaacagaaaaaagtgatcaaatctgctggatcaaaaatatacataaagcagcgttaatatttggtaacatgtcccatggccattttcacttcaattaggcgcttttggtagccatccacaagcttctggcaagcttctggttgaatctttgaccactcctcttgacagaattggtgcatttcagttaaatttgatggctttctgacatggacttgtttcttcagcattgtccacaagttctcaatggggtttaagtcaggccattcgaaaaccttaattctagcctgatttagccattccattaccacttttgatgtgtgtttggggtcattgtcctgttggaacacccaactgcgcccaagacccaatcttcgggctgatgacgttaggttatcttgaagaatttgaaggtaatcctccttcttcatgatcccacttactctctgtaaagcaccagttccattggcagcaaaacagccccacagcataatactaccaccaccgtgcctgacggtaggcatggtgtacttgggtttAAAGGCctcaacatattgctgggcattgtggccaaacagctcgatttttgtgtcgtctgaccacagaactttcctccagaaggtcttatctttgtccatgtgatcagcagcaaacttcagtcgagccttaaggtgccgcttttgcctctcagtccatggagatgcaaaacacgcttgactgaggacactgacacctgtgttccagcagcttctaattcttggcagatctgctttttggtgattctcggttgaatcttcaccctcctgaccaattttctctcagcagcaggtgatagcttgcgttttcttcctgatcgtggcagtgacaaaacagtgccatgcactttatacttacaattgtttgcactgttgctcttgggacctgcagctgctttgaaatggctccaagtgactttcctgacttgttcaagtcaatgattgttcaagtcaataatcactcacaagaaattgctaattcgtgttgctgtatgtatatttttgacccagcagatttgatcactttttctgttaacccataataaagtcataaaagaaccaaacttcatgaatgttttttgtgataaagaattatctgttccaatcactctatcggagaaaaatcagagttgtagaaataactggaaactcaagagagccatgacattatgttcttcacaagtgtatgtaaacttttgaccactagtgtatatttgtttatttatgttaggctaccgtatttctcggactataagttgcacctgagtataagtcgcaccagccagaaaatgcccaacaaagaggaaaaaaacatatataagtcgcaccggagtataagtcccattttgggggaaatttacttgataaaatccaacacatagaacagatatgtcatcttgaaaggcaatttaaattaaaaatacgatagagaacaacatgctgaatgataatgttacatgatgcatgaacaaccaaatgcgaacgtggccggtatgttaacgtaacaaagctattaagagttattcagataactatagcataaaaaacatgctaacaagtttaccaaacgatcagtgtcactccaaaacacgaaaataacatgtgaaatgatgatataataatgtgttaataatttcacacatacagtaagttgctccagagtatgagtcgcacccccagccaaactagggaaaaaaactgcgacttatagtccgaaaaatatggtacttattcatttccttttgatttaaaaaagtcaatgtttgcgcgatcttcaaaatatattccatttcactccgcATAATATGAGTCATTTGTacctatttttctgaatgtatgttacttatatctttattatttaacaaaaaagtaaatgtttacattaactacaATTGTACTATatatatgttcttaagtagttaaaattgagatttggcatttagtatgtgaggaaatgagggaaaataaaaattaggagatggaggttggggttattgctgttttgttaactttaattttgcaaatcattgaaaaaatacgattttgaatgaaaatcagtttttgtatgtgttgtagaaataactgtgctaaaacagttttctttgcatttcagtagtttaagaggtttgaccccagaaaaaaataaataaattggaaaaaaataaaataataataataatatttctgGCTCcgcggcgaccttcacgtcggactCTCTTGGAAATTCTATCCATTTTCACCCCTGACAATAATTAAGTTGTTTTCAATGAAATATACTGTAGGTATACGGTATATTTTTACATAAATGTTATTTGTTGCATTGAGTGACGTCTCCTTCAGGCCATATTGAATATCTAATAAGTTAAAAAGAAATATCAACATGTAACTGGAATGTACATTACAGTAGTTGATTTTGTAGGCGGAACCATATTTGGACGGCTGGTTTCCAATCGGTCCTTAAACACAACCGGAACAAGCATGTATAACCATTGCAAGTAGCATTGTGTTGGtattgaaaaacaaacaaaaaagtccaGCTTTCTCTTTAAGCACACTCTCATAAACACTGTCCCGTTGCGATGCGTAAACCATAGAATAAGCGATGGAGTGTGATATTCTGGACTCTTTGGAGCAACTTGGGTGAGTTCATAACCTGCTACTATGCTAACGCATAGCTTTTACATTGTCTTTTCCATGTTAACTTCGACTGTAAACTCAGtttcaattaaatatatttttcccgCTCAGCTATGACGGTCCTCTGACCGAGGAGGGGGCGTTGCTCGAAGCCGCGCGGGGTGGCCTGTCGTCGGTGCAGTATGTGGGCTTGTGCCGGTGGTTGGTGTCCCGTTTAAAGCCGCTGTGTGACCTGGAGGAGAATATCACTACCGGTTCTGGTGAgcccaaaaatgacacaaatcaATCTTATTTAGTTCCTATTAGTCTTGAAAAAATTAATAGCTACAATGACAAGAGCTGAATCCGAAATGGAGAGCTGTACATTCACAAAATTTAGTAAGgatttggatttttttaaaaagcgatTCCATGGGCTAGGGCTGAATTTTCCCATCAAATCGGTAACACCCTTGCAATGTCTGATTTTCACTATTCTGTCCTTCAAAATGTGACATGTCAGCAGTGAACAAAGGTTTTTGAATGTTGGATGAGATATGCAATCACCATCACCTTCTTTCATCCTCAGCGACCTTTTAAATTAGATAAACAGTAACACCATGTAAcacatattttttcccccaggtTTTAAGTGGTATTTCCTAGTTTGTTTCAtcgcattgacatataaaaacactgTTTCCCAAAATGTTTTGGGTTGTGGTCACAACTTTTAcattctattttccacttttctttaccATTTTAGTTTCTAATGTaaggtttgttgccaaaaagctcaatcttggtcccacacaaaaatacacacggtcccagttgaagcctgggaccgtgtgctttggtcagatgagaccaagattgagctttttggcaacaaacactctaagtgggtctggcgtgccacgaaagatgctcatgctgaaaagcacctcatacccactgtgaagtatgggggtgggtcagtgatgctgtggggctgtttcgcttccaaaggccctgggaaccttgttagggtgcatggcatcatgaatgctttgaaataccaggacattttaaatcaaaatctgttgccctctgcctgaaagctgaagatgggtcgtcactgggtctttcagcaagacaatgaccctaaacatatggccaaatctacacagaaatggttcaccagacacaaaatcaagctcctcccatggccatctcagtccccagaccttgttttgttgggggttgtacaaagtattaacaccaggggtgctaataattgtgacacacattatttgatgtcaaataattatttctttatgtgggatttttttccccactgaatgaatgcacttgttggatttttctttttttccattaaaataatattcacattatttgaattaaaaaaatatatattagaagcttaaaaacatctttttcaggggtgccaataattatggagggcactgtaaatgtTTGCAGAAGTTCCACCGACGTAATTTCTATCACAGATTTAGTAGTTGCAGTGTTGGATTTGGCCCCGAGTCTGTCACAAatagacaatgaaagtaaataaacttgtatagcacttttccacctttcaaggcgctctgcactacattgccatctacctactggtgctgcgtcaccagtgtatgtatgtataataaatatatatatatatatagtataccaGTGCATGtatgtataataaatatatatatatacacagtataccaGTGCAGTGTAGTaggaatgtggggttcagtatcttgctcaaggacttaAGCGAGTTCAGCAGAGAATTGAACTCACGACctttgggttgggggacaactactctaccactgagccatgccaTCCCCAGTGAAAGTAGCTGTTGAAAGTAGTTGTTGTTTCAAAAGTAATGAGTCGTGTTAACCACCCGTATACCTTAATTCATCAAGAAAGAGGATCAAAAAGGACTCGCTGATGATAAGTCAGACTGTATTAAAAACACCTTTCTCCACAGATGACTTGGAAAGCTTGGAGGTGGACATGAGGGGCTTGCTGAAGGAGCTTTGCTGCCCTTATGACGCGTCTGCAATACGGAACGGAAACGCTAAAGACTACCTCAAATTTATCTGTAAGTCACCGTTCGTCTGTCGACTTCAGCAACACAGTTGGAACCTCTAATGTCTGATGACTCTGAAGTGTTTGTGAGAGGGATTACTTCCAAAATGGTACCTTGCAAACATGTTACCCAAAGACCAGGAAAGATTTTGTGTGGAGAATGCAGGGTTTCCCTTAGGATTTTttcaagctgtggtggtgggctgcatcggagtcggacagcctcaccatgtcgtgccacggcaaaaaaaaaaaaaatcacgtttttttcccaagaagaaccataacaaagatatatttgaaatatttcattagccgggctaatgtcgtagctctcagctacggtgcaTGTACAGTACGTAAAATGCATAGCTGATTACATCTACGTTACCcaacgtaataatacgacttttgttctcgtagcaatagtacgacttacatctcgtagtccaggggtcagcaacccaaaatgttgaaagagccatatttgaccaaaaaacaaactgatacagtatgtcaggagccgcaaaaaattaaaagccttgtataagccttataatgaaagcaACACCGGCTTTATGtataggtattagctattttagcccactatcaaaatgactaagttggctacaaatgcaTACTTAGACTTCatgattaaatatttattttccctgcagtagaTCCtacagagaatgacgcaccacgtgactactgtgttgtacgatgccacctcaagtttaacttcaaaattaaaaaaaaaaagaataaaaaaaactcatttgaaaagcgtggcggcttttattttggtgtgggggtgcgccacaatctcttTTATGTTGGGGAAACCCTGCAATGCAACACCTGTCTCTTTTTGGCTGCTCAAAACAATATGGCATGGCCAGATTTGGGCAATTTATAAGCTGTCTCCGGACACTAATGACGTCACATCACTGGACCGTAAGCACAGTGGAGGCGTCTccattttttcagatgaaaagtGAGGGTCTGGGGGACAAGTCATTCTTTATAGATCAGGGTATCCGCGGGTATCTTAAAAAgtctaaaaatatttgaaatctaGTCATTTGAATTTAAGGCATTATAATGCCTAAAATTCATTTTCTTGAGCAaataattaatgaaaaaaattgtttctgattcaaattattttcatttcctTGTTTTCACCccgctgtttttttgtttgtttgttttttagattTAATGCACAACCAACCTGATTGCTAATCACCTGTTCAACGTTTCTCTTGTAGTGTTTTTAAGCTCTGAGCTTCAGGCGGCACAGATTATCATTAGCGGACGACATGACATTCGGGGACAGAATGGGTGTCCGGCATCTCGGGATCTGCGGGAAATCTGCCAGACCTTGAGCATGTCAAACTGTAAGGGACAGGATGCAGTGGATGTCCTCTCTCTCATTCAAAACAAGGTGAGGTTCTCTGTCCTTTATGTTGAAATGGTCATAATGTCATTATACTGATGTGTAATGTGTTACTACAGGTGTACACGCTTGTTGAAAAGTGCCCTGATGTTACAGAAGGAAAACCTGCTATGAAGAAAGCTCTCAGCAGTGAACAGTGGGTGGGTGATGATGACTATGAAGTTGGATCGTTTTGTGCTATCACACCGAGTTGCTGCAACATAGTTGTTAGGACTCAAAGTGTACTGTGCTGTATCTTATTGTACGAATGACAATTTCCACTTGCGTGTCCTCTCACAGGAGACGTTACGCAGCGTTAACGCCACCATGTCTGCAGAGTACGAGTGTCGTCGCAGGATGCTCATCAAGCGTCTGGATGTCACCGTTCAGTCTTTCGGGTGGTCTGACAGGGCCAAGGCACGTTCATCCATTAGCTACAGTGCAACTTCCAAAACCGAATGCCCAGAAAGTGGTACAATTCACAGTTTAACCAACATAATGTAGGAAAATGTACTGAAATTCTACCAATGTGTGTGTTTATAGTGATGTCAGGACTATTCAGATGAAGCCAATGTTTTGTTGATAGCCATTTTGACTAACATAAAAGCGTGTTTGTGGGATACTGTTGGAGGTTAACGTCCTCCTGGCAGTACACTATTTGGCTCCAGAATACTTTAATAGCTCTGAGATTTATTTGATGACCAATGTAACAAAGAACTAGCATAACTGATCTTACTGTTAGCAGTGTTGTtagtaacggcgttagaatataatagcgttactaacggcgttattttcttcagttgtgagtaatctaattaattacttttctcatcttggcaataccgttaccgttacagaggcgtgaaaggcacgcgttactattttgattggctgacgcgagaaaagtctgagaaagacggactcacggagacgagagagcagagcaggagtggggaggaggcaagggagtgtgacgccgttacaaacacgatgctactatgctaggtggctccaataatccctgactgtagccaatagcttacaaactacgcccacatgatgcttcggtagatatcacacatatatacagaactagatgcaaatgacagacacggcgccaTTAGCAAcatatttaccatttaccatatataataaagaactagatgcgttagtaaacagccgccatcttaaagcagtagacttctcatgaaggctctgttgtagagaaccttcctagcaaacctaagtcactttttatctaaaatgcccctaaatcggcaaaatttaacttaaatctatctttaaatgatgaaacagtttcaaaaacttacacatgtcgaaaatagatggaagggaactaatgcaataacgggagcaattttaacaactttaacggttgattcgcaacattaaatgacttccacacatagcaaaggttgttattagggatgtcccgatccaggtttttgcacttctgatccgataccgatattgttttgcacttccgatccgataccgatactggcagataccgataccggcctctctgagcatgtattaaagtttaaagttatttagcctccttacttagttgtcagactcatgttgaaaagggttttagtagtcttgataacaacttgccagctgaattaggtgagttggaataacacataatggttggtaacaagaaactgacctgtttattaaaaaaagcaaaacacacaaacaacctcaaactattaactattacacactccctttgatttgctttgcttttatttgtaggcacaagcccgaaaaaaacataattttatgctttatttgtgaggactcaggagcgaTGCGTGTttacgttttgtgtgatcacgtttggtgACGCCAGTGCATagtatatgcataatgataacaaattatagcctgtcttttgtaacaaattctcccagttaaacaagactgtaagatggatattcaataaacatttatatattttatatttgcatgtgtgttctaacaggtggatagtggatttgacatttattttaatctcctcgagttggcagaaaaaaaaatgcaagttttctcaatgtttaaatactctacatatttttatcattataaatgcatttacacagcgaaataacgctggaaaagtacatacatacatacatcgttttagtataaatatatgaatatatattttttgaaaaaagtctgccCGATGCGTCTTAATCccactttactcacgagagataatggctcgtcatccagaatgatgccttcggcaatgactcttccccgggctttgggactgtcaagtgccagtttgtcacgcatagcaaaagtttctgccagtgttcgtTGCGTATGACCTTTCTTTCTGTCTTCTGTTTTCTCCTTATACTCCTCATATACTCCTCATACTCTTGtactgtttgtggtggtatttcgataAATGCTTGATTGGTTTGGTTGTATTaacacttcttacagctttaccaccacgcttgactttattgtggcatatgttgcactctgcctcttcgtctttgtcgtcctttaaagtgaaataatcccacacagctgacatttttaccgatagtctCTCAGTCAATTGCGATAATGGGGGGTAatgggtaatgtagtgtgttgaaggtgtgcgtaaaattcggaccggattttagggaaaccgaagcaaaaactggaatagattatgtaagtcggtgcactggaaaacccggaccggacttaaaaaaaaaaaaaaaaaaaaaaactggatcggaagtcgggatcggaatttttccgtgtcggccgatccgatacgcatttttttgcccatatcggcgtccgatccgatccagatatcggattgggacatctttagttgttatgtagttattgcaatatctgcaatacctCTGTGTCTAGTTAGGCTAGGCTAGggccaaatgtcccaaaaaacctttaaactttagattgtgtgacctgttcttggtcatgaaaattatcaatagttactttgtcaagtaagttattactcttaccttcaggtaactgagttgctaacgcaattactttttgggagaagtaattcgtaactgtaattactttttaaaagtaagattaacaacactgactgtTAGTTCCACAGTATGCAGCCAGTCTCATTTCTTTCATCTACAATATTCCTTTTGTCAGTTTCAATTTACCGTCATTTatggactataaagcgcacctgactataagccgcaggtgtcCATAGCCTAACATTGGATATTTGCATAGATGTTACACAGAAATATTTGATtgatcaaatatatatttatcacTAATCAACACGCATCAACAGCACCAACTCGTGTTGtctgaatgcttcaaaactaacTTTAGAAAACAGGTCACtacatttgcaaaaataattaATCCACTTTACGTTGCTTCTAAACTTGAAGTGGATAAAATCCTCGTAAAAATGGTTAACATTTAGCCCTGCCCTTATATAGCAACTTTGTTGTAGCATAGTGTGGTAATAAATTCTTCCGACTGCCAGTTGAAAACAGCTAATCAACGCTAGCATCGCGTTCTCTTGTCGTACTTTTGgctgtggcgcagttggtagctcaagttgtcctgggacctgagggtcagcggttcgattcccggctacgactgcccactgtcaaaatgcccctgggcaaggcactgagccctaatttgcccccaatgggttaGCAGAGCCTTGCATGCAACATTGgtctgtgaatgtgtgcgtgaaagaaAATGTGTGccaatgtaaagtgctttggggATTGTACCCTTTGTTTTGGGGTGTGGTGTTACCACAGAAAATTACCTGTGATGGCAGCAATAAAGCAGACAGTTGTTAATATTGCAACGTAGCTGTAGTGTAGCAACTGAAGAGGTACACAGTTACACAGGCTATTGTTTTTAATGCTTATAGTGGACCCTAGAGTTATCAAGGTTTTGTCAaacatagaaaaaaatattcatttctgGGGGAAGGAATTTTGTTGAGCTGAAGGATGTTAGTCAGATTATGAAAGAATAATTTAGTGAAATGTTTTGTCGCAGTTCTGTGATATGTAGGTAGTCAGATGCATTTTTTCAGAGAATTTCTGCTCGTCGCGATTCTTTCCTTATGAATTTATGGTTGtattattagattttttttttcgatatCTATGTTTTGTTTctaaacatatttcctattttTAACCTATTTCAGAATTTCTCATGTTTTCCTTTTGAAAGTCAGTTTTTACGTATTTTCTTCACCAGTTTA from Corythoichthys intestinalis isolate RoL2023-P3 chromosome 15, ASM3026506v1, whole genome shotgun sequence includes these protein-coding regions:
- the fam98b gene encoding protein FAM98B; translation: MECDILDSLEQLGYDGPLTEEGALLEAARGGLSSVQYVGLCRWLVSRLKPLCDLEENITTGSDDLESLEVDMRGLLKELCCPYDASAIRNGNAKDYLKFILFLSSELQAAQIIISGRHDIRGQNGCPASRDLREICQTLSMSNCKGQDAVDVLSLIQNKVYTLVEKCPDVTEGKPAMKKALSSEQWETLRSVNATMSAEYECRRRMLIKRLDVTVQSFGWSDRAKAKVDSMARAYQPKRHVLRAETTVDAAALLAAREDIFNVVKTSSGASRVNTACAVNKVQMGRVPDRGGRPSEIEAPPPEMPPWQKRQDGGSNWGGHGQGRGGWQESRGDRWVGGGGGGGWWGGGGGGDWHGGTRNHGGKRGRYQY